A genomic stretch from Edaphobacter aggregans includes:
- the thiC gene encoding phosphomethylpyrimidine synthase ThiC — protein sequence MSGNGQHTHGNGAGANGNGYKVPTGRAEWIVKRKAEAERTGDWNMSQMHFARKGLITEEMAFVAQKEKISAELVRSEVAKGTMIIPANINHVELEPMAIGVESLCKINANIGNSALVSNVDEELRKLHTAVHFGADTVMDLSTGGDIPMIREQILRHSPVPIGTVPLYEALSRVKRVEDLNIDLYLEVIEEQAQQGVDYFTIHAGVLIQYVPLVAKRITGIVSRGGAIMAQWMTAHHKQNFLYENFDRITKVMAKYDVSYSLGDGLRPGCVADASDEAQFAELKTLGELTRQAWKSDVQVMIEGPGHVPMDKIKEQVDKEVELCDGAPFYVLGPLVTDIAPGYDHITSAIGAAMIGWHGAAMLCYVTPKEHLGLPNEKDVKDGIIAYKIAAHAADIARHRPGARDRDDAISHARYTFDWDKQFALSLDPDTARGMHDETLPDDYYKEAAFCSMCGPKFCSMNWSSKVDEFNAKEHGLKKPDLTQIVTEQMALRS from the coding sequence ATGAGCGGTAACGGACAGCACACACACGGGAATGGCGCAGGGGCTAACGGCAACGGGTACAAGGTGCCGACGGGGCGGGCGGAGTGGATCGTCAAACGCAAAGCAGAGGCTGAGCGGACCGGCGACTGGAACATGTCGCAGATGCACTTTGCGCGCAAGGGGCTGATCACTGAGGAGATGGCCTTCGTCGCGCAAAAGGAGAAGATCTCCGCGGAACTGGTGCGGAGTGAAGTTGCCAAGGGCACGATGATTATTCCGGCCAACATTAACCATGTTGAGTTGGAGCCGATGGCGATTGGTGTGGAGTCGCTGTGCAAGATCAACGCGAATATCGGGAACTCGGCGCTGGTTTCGAATGTCGATGAAGAGTTGCGGAAGCTGCATACGGCCGTCCACTTTGGGGCGGATACGGTGATGGATCTGTCGACGGGCGGGGATATTCCGATGATTCGGGAGCAGATTCTGCGGCACTCGCCTGTGCCGATCGGGACGGTGCCGCTGTATGAGGCGCTGAGCCGGGTGAAGCGGGTCGAGGATCTGAATATCGATCTGTATCTCGAGGTGATCGAGGAGCAGGCGCAGCAGGGTGTGGACTACTTCACGATCCATGCCGGTGTGCTGATTCAGTATGTTCCTCTGGTGGCGAAGCGGATTACGGGTATTGTGAGCCGTGGCGGCGCGATTATGGCGCAGTGGATGACGGCGCACCATAAGCAGAACTTCCTGTATGAGAACTTCGACAGGATCACGAAGGTTATGGCGAAGTATGACGTGAGCTACTCGCTAGGTGATGGGCTGCGGCCGGGTTGTGTGGCTGATGCGAGCGATGAGGCTCAGTTTGCGGAGTTGAAGACGTTGGGTGAGCTCACCCGTCAGGCTTGGAAGAGTGATGTGCAGGTGATGATCGAGGGACCGGGGCATGTGCCCATGGATAAGATCAAGGAGCAGGTGGATAAGGAGGTCGAGCTTTGTGATGGGGCTCCTTTCTACGTGCTTGGGCCCCTGGTGACGGATATTGCCCCTGGTTATGACCACATCACGAGCGCGATCGGTGCGGCTATGATCGGTTGGCATGGTGCGGCGATGCTCTGCTATGTCACGCCGAAGGAGCACCTGGGGCTGCCGAACGAGAAGGATGTGAAGGACGGCATCATTGCGTACAAGATCGCGGCTCATGCGGCGGATATTGCTCGGCATCGACCAGGAGCGAGGGATCGGGATGATGCGATCTCGCATGCTCGGTACACGTTCGACTGGGACAAGCAGTTTGCGTTGTCGCTTGATCCGGATACGGCTCGCGGGATGCACGATGAGACGCTGCCGGATGACTACTACAAGGAAGCGGCGTTCTGCAGCATGTGCGGACCGAAGTTCTGCAGCATGAACTGGTCGAGCAAGGTCGATGAGTTCAATGCGAAGGAGCATGGGTTGAAGAAGCCGGATCTGACGCAGATCGTTACGGAGCAGATGGCGCTTCGGAGTTAG
- a CDS encoding 2OG-Fe(II) oxygenase — translation MSQHMLSPQPQLDWSSIESELNERGCATTGPLLTQSQCVELSAAYNTPALFRSRVVMARHGFGKGEYQYYNYPLPHLIQTLRDTLYPPLARIANQWNKALGLQTEYPADHQEFLKLCHDAGQTRPTPLLLKYQQDDYNCLHQDIYGELVFPVQVAFLLSEPNSDFTGGEFVLTEQRPRMQSRIEVVSLRQGEGVIFAVNQRPVRGTRGIYRVAMRHGVSRLRSGQRSTLGVIFHDAK, via the coding sequence GTGAGCCAACACATGCTATCCCCTCAACCGCAACTCGACTGGTCAAGCATCGAATCCGAGTTGAACGAACGCGGCTGCGCCACAACAGGTCCTCTGCTCACCCAATCTCAATGCGTCGAGCTCTCCGCCGCCTACAACACGCCCGCCCTCTTTCGCAGCCGCGTCGTTATGGCTCGCCATGGCTTCGGCAAAGGCGAATACCAGTACTACAACTATCCATTACCGCACCTTATCCAGACCCTTCGCGACACACTCTACCCACCGCTGGCCCGCATCGCCAACCAATGGAACAAAGCGTTAGGACTGCAAACGGAATATCCCGCCGACCACCAGGAGTTTCTCAAGCTCTGCCATGACGCCGGCCAGACGCGTCCCACCCCGCTCCTGCTCAAATACCAGCAGGACGACTACAATTGCCTCCACCAGGATATCTACGGAGAACTCGTCTTTCCAGTTCAGGTTGCCTTTCTGCTCAGCGAGCCCAACAGCGATTTCACCGGCGGCGAGTTCGTCCTTACCGAACAGCGCCCTCGCATGCAGTCCCGCATCGAAGTCGTCTCACTCCGTCAGGGCGAGGGAGTTATCTTTGCCGTCAACCAGCGTCCCGTCCGCGGCACACGCGGCATCTATCGAGTAGCCATGCGCCACGGAGTCAGCCGCCTCCGCTCAGGCCAACGCTCTACACTGGGAGTTATCTTCCATGACGCCAAATGA
- a CDS encoding cytochrome ubiquinol oxidase subunit I has product MDPLVMHRIHFGFTVTFHYLFPQLTMGLALLIVVLKTVAVRTGNEHYHDAARFWGKIFGINFLIGVVTGIPMEFQFGTNWSHFSRLTGGVIGQPLAMEGVFSFFLESTFLGLFLFGEKRLSKWAHWGAAFMVFLGSWISGYFIIVTNAWMQHPVAYKILPNGTFELTSFTGLLMNPWALIQYAHTMCGAVVTASFVMASVGAFYLLENRFVEYARIFLKTGVIAGSISTMLMIFPTGDLHGRYVAKRQAATMAAMEGLFHTEKGAGVAIIGQPNEQTQTLDNPLVVNNLLSFLIYGTTSAQVQGLDHFPRENWPQPMPLLYYSYHIMAGLGTYFVALMGVAAFLLWRGNLYTTPWILWPLMLSFPLPYVATTAGWMTAEIGRQPWVVYGLMRTEVGFSKYVSAGNALFTFLGFMGMYTLLGILFLILIYREIYRGPHRESVHHTTTLLEE; this is encoded by the coding sequence ATGGATCCGCTTGTCATGCACCGGATACATTTTGGGTTTACGGTCACATTTCATTACCTGTTTCCTCAGTTGACGATGGGGCTGGCATTGCTGATCGTCGTGTTGAAGACGGTAGCGGTCCGAACGGGGAATGAGCATTATCACGATGCAGCGCGGTTCTGGGGGAAGATTTTCGGGATCAACTTTTTGATAGGCGTGGTGACGGGGATCCCGATGGAGTTTCAGTTTGGGACGAACTGGTCACACTTTTCGCGGTTGACGGGTGGTGTCATCGGGCAGCCGCTGGCGATGGAAGGGGTGTTTTCGTTCTTTCTGGAGTCGACGTTTCTGGGGCTGTTTTTATTTGGAGAGAAGCGGCTATCGAAGTGGGCTCACTGGGGCGCGGCATTCATGGTGTTTTTGGGATCGTGGATCTCGGGCTACTTCATTATTGTGACGAATGCGTGGATGCAGCATCCGGTGGCGTACAAGATTCTGCCAAATGGGACGTTTGAGCTTACGAGCTTTACGGGGCTGTTGATGAATCCGTGGGCGCTGATCCAGTATGCGCATACTATGTGCGGAGCGGTGGTGACGGCATCGTTCGTGATGGCGTCGGTCGGTGCGTTTTATCTGTTGGAAAACAGATTTGTGGAATATGCTCGCATCTTCCTGAAGACGGGGGTCATTGCGGGCAGCATCTCGACTATGTTGATGATCTTTCCGACTGGTGATCTGCACGGAAGGTACGTCGCGAAGAGACAGGCTGCGACGATGGCGGCTATGGAGGGACTATTCCATACGGAGAAGGGCGCTGGCGTTGCGATTATAGGACAGCCGAATGAGCAGACGCAGACGCTTGATAATCCACTGGTCGTCAATAATCTGCTGAGTTTTCTGATCTATGGGACTACGAGCGCCCAGGTACAGGGACTGGATCATTTTCCGCGTGAGAATTGGCCTCAGCCGATGCCGCTGTTGTATTACAGCTATCACATCATGGCAGGACTGGGAACGTACTTTGTCGCACTGATGGGAGTTGCCGCGTTTCTATTGTGGCGGGGCAACCTATATACGACGCCGTGGATTTTGTGGCCGCTCATGCTGAGCTTTCCTCTGCCATACGTCGCGACGACGGCAGGCTGGATGACGGCTGAGATCGGACGCCAGCCGTGGGTCGTGTATGGGTTGATGCGAACGGAGGTCGGCTTCTCGAAGTATGTGTCGGCGGGGAATGCTCTGTTTACATTTCTAGGTTTTATGGGAATGTATACGCTTCTGGGGATTCTTTTTTTGATCCTGATTTATCGGGAGATTTATCGGGGACCGCATCGGGAGAGTGTTCACCACACTACTACGTTGTTGGAGGAGTAG
- the alkB gene encoding DNA oxidative demethylase AlkB, giving the protein MTPNDASATGQLWSIEEVPSTEQLLPGFTLLRGFCLKEAATLLRAIDEITARSPFRHMVVPGGHTMSVAMTNCGDVGWVSDRSGYRYSPDDPVTGEPWPPTPAIFRDLASKASSAVGFSNFMPNGCLINRYAPGARLSLHQDRNEQDFTQPIVSVSLGLPATFLLGSLTRSDTPRRIRVEHGDVAVWGGPARLIYHGVAPLREGIHPLSGSNRINLTFRHVSM; this is encoded by the coding sequence ATGACGCCAAATGATGCATCGGCAACCGGCCAATTATGGTCCATCGAAGAAGTTCCCAGCACAGAGCAACTCCTCCCCGGCTTCACGCTCCTGCGTGGCTTCTGCCTCAAGGAAGCTGCAACGCTCCTTCGCGCGATCGATGAGATCACGGCGCGCTCCCCTTTTCGTCACATGGTTGTCCCAGGCGGGCACACTATGTCCGTCGCCATGACAAATTGCGGTGACGTCGGCTGGGTCTCAGACCGCAGCGGCTACCGTTACAGCCCAGACGACCCCGTGACCGGCGAACCGTGGCCTCCGACGCCGGCCATTTTCCGAGACCTCGCCTCCAAAGCCTCATCAGCAGTCGGCTTTAGCAACTTCATGCCGAACGGCTGTCTCATCAATCGCTACGCCCCCGGTGCCCGCCTCTCGCTCCACCAGGACAGGAACGAGCAGGACTTCACCCAGCCCATCGTCTCCGTCTCTCTCGGCCTGCCCGCCACTTTCTTGCTAGGGTCGCTCACCCGCTCCGATACACCCCGCAGGATTCGCGTTGAACACGGTGACGTCGCCGTATGGGGAGGCCCCGCACGCCTCATCTACCATGGCGTCGCGCCCTTGCGCGAAGGTATCCACCCGCTAAGCGGCTCCAACCGAATCAACCTTACCTTCCGCCACGTCTCCATGTGA
- a CDS encoding ABC transporter permease: MKKSMMDSIRQGLRRVGSFFRKGPLDRELNAEVAAHIEIATEENVKRGLSAEEARRQALIRFGGVAQAKERQREARGLPWLDVLLQDLRYTMRTLLRDLGFAVIAVLILALGIGANIAIFSVVNTILLRPLPFHDPQQLVWIAPANANGLSASTYSVDAFDDLLAMNRSYQDVTGYFAFSTSDNFKLTGRGEPRPVTGIGVAYNFFPMLGVTPELGRSFTGDEALKGGPGTVMLSHAFWKREFKGDRMIIGKAITLNGGPSTVVGVLPESFDFGAVFSPGTKVDLYVPQVMDNIRTSGNTLALIGRLKPGMSVAQAQAEATVLFPKFYWSKRYPQSIGNYKDARPIELKQYVSGKLRRSLVVLWCAVGLILLIVCVNLSNLLLARAAARSKEFALRSALGAGRMRLVRQLLTESLVLAGMGAVLGLGLAFGITSYLAHQGSLALPLLSSVKVDGAALVWTLVISVGAAVLFGLLPGLKMSGSNLQEALKDSGPGMSDSRNHERLRSALVISEVALACVLLIGAGLLLRSFIRVLDVDLGFQPSTAATIKVDYDDGGKTDKRNAIFEEVIRRVSAIPGVEAAGISDNLPLERNRGWGGPRAKGKVYRDNEVPGAFVYIVTPGYVTAMGMRLHGRDFGWQDNMKGESTVILNEAAANFVSPGEDPVGKVVMIGSHEVHVIGVVADVHETNVEGKVGEQMYLPAMREEWGPDGAELVVRTKLPPAQLAGSVMRTLRDLNPNQPAVEFRPIQQIVNHAVSPRRFFVMLVGAFAGLGLVLASLGIYGVISYSVTRRTQEIGIRMALGATAGNVQMGVISKTLKLAAIGIGAGVVVSMVVANLISSMLFGTDPTDPLTFVGMIVLLGGVAVLAGYVPARRASRINPMVALRNN, from the coding sequence ATGAAGAAGTCCATGATGGATTCGATTCGGCAGGGGTTACGGCGCGTGGGCTCGTTCTTTCGCAAGGGACCTCTTGATAGGGAACTGAATGCGGAGGTCGCGGCCCATATTGAGATAGCGACGGAAGAGAATGTGAAGCGGGGGCTTTCGGCTGAGGAGGCTCGGCGGCAGGCGCTGATTCGTTTTGGGGGAGTGGCGCAGGCAAAGGAGAGGCAGAGAGAGGCGCGTGGTCTGCCGTGGCTGGATGTTCTGCTGCAGGATCTTCGCTATACGATGCGGACGTTGCTGCGCGATCTAGGGTTTGCTGTGATTGCAGTATTGATTCTGGCGCTGGGGATTGGGGCGAACATTGCGATCTTCAGTGTGGTGAATACGATTCTGCTGCGGCCGCTGCCGTTTCATGATCCTCAGCAGTTAGTGTGGATTGCGCCGGCGAATGCGAATGGACTTTCGGCTTCGACGTATTCGGTGGACGCGTTTGACGACCTGCTGGCGATGAATAGGTCGTATCAGGATGTGACGGGATATTTTGCGTTTTCGACGAGCGACAACTTCAAGCTAACGGGGCGTGGTGAGCCTCGTCCGGTGACCGGAATAGGCGTTGCCTACAATTTCTTTCCAATGCTTGGGGTGACGCCGGAGTTGGGACGTTCGTTTACGGGAGATGAAGCGCTGAAGGGCGGGCCAGGGACGGTGATGCTGTCGCATGCTTTCTGGAAGCGGGAATTCAAGGGCGACCGCATGATTATTGGGAAGGCCATCACGTTGAATGGCGGGCCTTCGACTGTCGTTGGGGTGTTGCCGGAGTCCTTCGATTTTGGTGCGGTGTTCTCTCCTGGGACGAAGGTGGACCTGTATGTGCCGCAGGTAATGGACAACATTCGCACCAGCGGAAACACCCTGGCGTTGATTGGGCGGTTGAAGCCTGGGATGAGCGTGGCGCAGGCGCAGGCGGAGGCTACGGTACTGTTTCCGAAGTTCTACTGGAGCAAGAGATATCCGCAATCGATCGGTAACTACAAGGATGCAAGGCCGATAGAGCTCAAGCAGTATGTAAGCGGAAAGCTGCGGCGCTCGTTGGTGGTGTTGTGGTGTGCAGTGGGGCTGATCCTGTTGATTGTGTGTGTGAATCTGTCGAATCTGCTGCTGGCTCGAGCGGCTGCGAGGAGCAAGGAGTTCGCATTGCGGAGTGCATTGGGTGCGGGGCGTATGCGGCTGGTGCGGCAGCTATTGACGGAGAGTCTGGTGCTGGCGGGGATGGGTGCTGTGCTGGGCCTGGGGTTGGCGTTTGGGATTACGTCTTACCTGGCGCATCAGGGATCGCTGGCGCTTCCGTTGTTGAGCAGCGTAAAGGTGGATGGTGCGGCGCTGGTGTGGACTTTGGTGATTAGTGTTGGCGCTGCGGTTTTGTTCGGTCTGCTGCCGGGGCTGAAGATGTCGGGGAGCAATTTGCAGGAGGCGTTGAAGGATTCGGGGCCCGGGATGAGCGATAGCAGAAATCACGAGCGGCTGCGGTCTGCGCTGGTGATCTCGGAGGTTGCGCTCGCTTGCGTACTGCTGATCGGCGCGGGTTTGTTGTTACGGAGCTTTATACGCGTGCTGGATGTTGATCTTGGTTTTCAACCGTCGACGGCAGCGACGATCAAGGTGGATTATGACGACGGGGGAAAGACGGATAAAAGAAACGCGATCTTTGAAGAGGTCATTCGCCGCGTGAGTGCGATTCCTGGAGTTGAGGCGGCAGGGATCTCGGACAATCTGCCGTTGGAACGGAATCGTGGGTGGGGTGGGCCCCGCGCAAAGGGAAAGGTGTATCGGGATAACGAGGTTCCAGGCGCATTTGTGTATATCGTTACGCCGGGATATGTGACTGCAATGGGGATGCGTTTGCACGGACGCGACTTTGGGTGGCAGGACAATATGAAGGGCGAGAGTACGGTGATCCTGAATGAAGCTGCGGCGAATTTCGTATCGCCGGGTGAGGATCCGGTGGGTAAGGTCGTCATGATTGGTAGTCATGAGGTGCACGTGATCGGCGTGGTCGCGGATGTCCATGAGACGAACGTTGAAGGGAAGGTCGGCGAGCAGATGTATCTGCCAGCGATGCGTGAAGAGTGGGGGCCTGATGGTGCGGAGCTGGTCGTGCGGACGAAGCTACCGCCGGCGCAGTTGGCTGGAAGTGTGATGCGGACACTGAGGGACCTGAATCCGAATCAGCCTGCGGTGGAGTTCAGGCCTATCCAACAGATTGTGAATCATGCGGTTTCGCCGCGGAGATTCTTTGTGATGCTGGTGGGGGCGTTTGCGGGACTGGGGTTAGTTCTGGCTTCGCTGGGGATCTATGGAGTGATTTCGTACTCGGTGACGCGACGGACTCAGGAGATTGGAATCAGGATGGCGCTTGGAGCGACGGCAGGAAATGTTCAGATGGGCGTGATTTCAAAAACGCTTAAGCTGGCGGCTATTGGGATCGGTGCGGGGGTGGTCGTGTCGATGGTGGTGGCAAATCTCATTTCGTCGATGTTGTTTGGGACTGATCCTACGGACCCGCTCACATTTGTGGGGATGATTGTGCTGTTGGGAGGTGTGGCTGTGCTGGCTGGGTATGTTCCTGCGCGGCGGGCTTCGCGGATTAATCCGATGGTGGCGCTCAGGAATAACTGA
- the cydB gene encoding cytochrome d ubiquinol oxidase subunit II, with protein sequence MGTIWFWLVAAMLVMYVVLDGFDIGVGVLHLFVAKTNDERRMALASIGPVWDGNEVWLIAGGGTLYFAFPLVYASSFSGFYLPLMIVLWLLILRGVGIELRGHINLRVWEVFFDGLFAFSSVLLAVFYGAALGNVIRGVPLGEDSYFFLPLWTNWRVGPSPGILDWYTVIGGVLALVALTVHGGLYLAVKTEGALQKRARKAVALLWGPLFVLTLISLIATMTVRPQSLRNYNAHTVAYLIPVGVMLSLAGILVLSRRHDDKAAFRASVVYLVLMMVGAAVGLYPVLLPSITDSALDLTVERSRTGLYALHVGMIWWGFGMLLAIGYFVVMYRMFRGKVDLHSGGYGH encoded by the coding sequence ATGGGAACGATATGGTTCTGGCTTGTTGCTGCGATGCTGGTGATGTATGTGGTGTTGGATGGCTTCGACATTGGCGTCGGCGTGCTGCATCTATTTGTGGCGAAGACTAATGACGAGCGAAGGATGGCGCTTGCGAGCATTGGGCCTGTGTGGGATGGCAATGAGGTGTGGCTGATTGCAGGCGGAGGGACGCTCTACTTTGCCTTTCCGCTGGTGTATGCGTCGTCGTTTAGTGGGTTTTATTTGCCGCTGATGATTGTGCTTTGGTTGCTGATTCTGAGAGGTGTGGGTATTGAACTGCGTGGCCACATTAATTTGCGGGTGTGGGAGGTGTTCTTTGATGGGCTGTTTGCGTTTTCGAGTGTGCTGCTGGCGGTCTTTTATGGAGCAGCGCTTGGGAATGTGATTCGCGGCGTTCCGCTGGGCGAAGACTCGTACTTCTTTCTGCCATTGTGGACAAATTGGAGGGTGGGACCGTCGCCAGGGATTCTGGACTGGTACACGGTGATCGGAGGCGTGCTGGCGCTGGTGGCATTGACGGTGCATGGTGGGTTGTATCTTGCCGTGAAGACAGAGGGCGCATTGCAGAAACGGGCGCGCAAGGCGGTTGCGCTTCTGTGGGGACCGCTGTTTGTTCTGACGTTGATCAGCCTCATTGCGACGATGACGGTTCGGCCGCAAAGCTTGAGGAATTACAACGCGCATACTGTGGCCTACCTGATCCCGGTGGGAGTGATGTTGTCGCTCGCGGGGATTCTGGTGCTGTCGCGACGGCATGATGATAAGGCAGCGTTCAGGGCCAGCGTGGTGTATCTGGTGCTGATGATGGTTGGGGCGGCGGTTGGGCTCTATCCGGTTTTGCTGCCCTCTATTACGGATTCGGCGCTTGATCTCACAGTAGAGCGATCGCGTACAGGGCTGTATGCGCTGCATGTAGGGATGATCTGGTGGGGATTTGGGATGCTATTGGCTATAGGGTATTTCGTAGTTATGTACCGGATGTTCCGGGGAAAGGTGGATCTGCATTCGGGTGGGTATGGGCATTGA